A genomic stretch from Anaerolinea thermophila UNI-1 includes:
- the def gene encoding peptide deformylase codes for MAVRTIVTVPDPVLRRKAKKVTTFDKDLQVLIDDMIETMRAAPGVGLAAPQVGVSQRVIVVEYGEGEEEDENVPKKLYAVVNPEIVEASPERVTGVEGCLSIPRMMGEVERHERIVVKGLNRYGKPVKYKLSGWTARIFQHEIDHLEGILYTDRATSVWIPKEEEEVQDNV; via the coding sequence ATGGCTGTACGAACGATTGTCACAGTACCCGACCCGGTACTGCGGCGCAAAGCCAAAAAGGTCACGACTTTCGACAAAGATTTACAGGTACTGATTGACGACATGATTGAAACCATGCGCGCCGCCCCCGGCGTGGGACTGGCGGCGCCGCAGGTGGGCGTCTCCCAGCGCGTGATTGTGGTGGAATACGGCGAGGGCGAAGAAGAGGACGAGAACGTCCCCAAAAAACTGTACGCGGTGGTCAACCCGGAGATTGTCGAAGCCTCGCCCGAGAGGGTCACCGGCGTGGAAGGCTGTCTCTCCATCCCCCGCATGATGGGCGAAGTCGAGCGCCACGAGCGCATCGTCGTCAAAGGGCTGAACCGCTACGGCAAACCCGTCAAGTACAAACTTTCCGGCTGGACGGCGCGCATCTTCCAGCACGAAATTGACCACCTGGAAGGCATCCTCTACACCGACCGCGCGACCAGCGTGTGGATTCCCAAAGAGGAAGAGGAAGTCCAGGACAACGTGTAG
- the recF gene encoding DNA replication/repair protein RecF (All proteins in this family for which functions are known are DNA-binding proteins that assist the filamentation of RecA onto DNA for the initiation of recombination or recombinational repair.): protein MHLTHLSLTHFRLFARLDMELPRRTLLLVGENAQGKTSLLEAIYYLATFTSLHASLDRQIVSFAAAREPLAVARIVGDFEREGRAHRLEVRLILEANGGFPPARFRKEILLDGVKRTAQEATGALTAVMFLPDMTHILDGSPEERRRYLNLALAQAVPGYAQALTDYTRALEQRNALLKLLQERSADPAQLAYWDTLLAEKGAFILHARIAAIAELERLAARIHNRLTGGTEVLQFVYLPAYDPLPHPEGQYALPILTPMDRGGFSLTQLREGFLQRLSDLRSEEIARGVTTIGPHRDELRFLSNGVDLGDYGSRGQLRTTLLSLKMAEARWMKERTGEFPILLLDEILAELDDRRRADLLDALDDFEQAVLTTTDLKLFAPPFLSRCTVWRVTQGVVQTESPQQGEQLSPSL, encoded by the coding sequence ATGCACCTCACCCATCTCTCGCTGACCCATTTTCGCCTGTTTGCCCGCCTGGATATGGAACTCCCCAGGCGGACATTATTGCTGGTCGGCGAGAACGCCCAGGGCAAGACCAGTTTGCTGGAAGCCATCTACTACCTGGCAACCTTCACCTCACTGCACGCCTCGCTGGACCGCCAGATCGTCTCGTTTGCCGCGGCGCGCGAACCGCTGGCAGTGGCGCGCATCGTGGGCGATTTTGAGCGAGAAGGACGGGCGCATCGCCTGGAAGTGCGCCTGATTCTGGAAGCCAACGGCGGTTTCCCGCCGGCGCGTTTTCGCAAAGAGATTCTGCTGGACGGCGTCAAGCGCACCGCTCAGGAAGCCACCGGCGCGCTCACCGCAGTGATGTTCCTGCCCGATATGACCCACATCCTGGACGGCTCGCCCGAAGAGCGCCGCCGTTACCTCAACCTGGCGCTGGCGCAAGCCGTGCCCGGCTATGCTCAAGCCCTCACCGACTACACCCGCGCGCTGGAACAGCGCAACGCCCTGCTCAAACTGCTTCAGGAACGCAGTGCCGACCCCGCCCAATTAGCCTACTGGGATACTTTACTGGCGGAAAAAGGCGCTTTCATTCTGCACGCACGCATTGCCGCCATTGCCGAACTGGAGCGCCTCGCCGCGCGCATCCACAACCGTTTGACCGGCGGGACAGAAGTCCTGCAGTTTGTCTATCTGCCCGCCTATGACCCCCTGCCGCACCCCGAAGGGCAGTATGCTCTGCCCATCCTCACCCCCATGGACCGCGGCGGCTTCAGTCTGACACAACTGCGCGAGGGCTTTTTACAACGCCTGAGCGACCTGCGCTCAGAGGAAATTGCCCGCGGCGTGACCACCATCGGACCGCACCGCGATGAACTGCGCTTCCTCTCCAACGGCGTGGATTTGGGCGACTACGGCTCACGCGGGCAATTGCGCACCACCCTGCTCTCACTCAAAATGGCAGAAGCCCGCTGGATGAAAGAGCGCACGGGCGAGTTCCCCATCCTCTTGCTGGACGAGATTCTTGCCGAACTGGACGACCGCCGCCGCGCCGACCTGCTGGATGCGCTGGATGATTTCGAACAAGCCGTGCTCACCACCACCGACCTGAAACTGTTTGCCCCGCCGTTTCTGTCTCGTTGCACCGTGTGGCGCGTGACCCAGGGGGTGGTACAGACAGAATCCCCTCAACAGGGGGAGCAACTTTCTCCCTCTCTCTGA
- a CDS encoding oligosaccharide flippase family protein: MGEGHPHRLITRLWGRARAFAEDRLLRRVVRNSAYLFISNVIAAVLGIVTANLLGASVFGTLGILTGFVTDVNRLFSFRMNDVVVRYMGEALAQRDKARAAAVVKAAALIEGAASLFAFLALLALAPVGARYFAKDASLTPLFILYGGSILANLVNETSTGVLQVTGHFRSQALINLAQSVLVALIIVHAALTGGGLLEVLWAYLLGKVILGLGPVGLALYWAGHVLGRDWWRASFALLPPWKELVRFGISTNFSGTINLIARDSEVPLVGFFFGPQIAGYYKIALQVVNLLIMPINPFIGTTYPEITRAWAAREWMRLKNLLRRVSFIAGGWSVLAGAGLALFGEALLFSPIALFGRTFQLYKAEYLPALPVLMILLVGYGVANTFFWSRLLLLSQGKADQALRISFLAMLGKLALAVLFLPAAGYLMEAVFLSGYFIVSTGWMVALGLRGLQAAAQDGEAAG, from the coding sequence GTGGGCGAAGGACATCCTCACCGACTGATTACCCGCCTGTGGGGGCGGGCGCGCGCCTTTGCCGAAGACCGCCTGCTGAGGCGGGTGGTGCGCAACTCGGCTTACCTGTTCATCAGCAACGTCATTGCCGCGGTGCTGGGCATCGTCACCGCCAACCTGCTGGGCGCCAGCGTGTTCGGCACGCTGGGCATCCTCACCGGTTTCGTCACCGACGTCAACCGCCTGTTTTCCTTCCGCATGAACGATGTGGTGGTGCGCTACATGGGCGAAGCCCTGGCTCAGCGCGATAAAGCCCGCGCCGCCGCCGTGGTCAAAGCCGCCGCGCTGATTGAAGGTGCGGCATCGCTGTTTGCCTTCCTTGCCCTGCTGGCGCTGGCGCCGGTTGGGGCGCGTTACTTCGCCAAAGATGCCAGCCTGACCCCGCTTTTCATCCTGTACGGCGGGTCTATCCTCGCCAACCTGGTCAACGAAACGTCCACCGGCGTCCTGCAGGTGACCGGGCATTTCCGCAGTCAGGCGCTCATCAACCTGGCGCAGAGCGTGCTGGTGGCGCTCATCATCGTGCATGCCGCGCTCACCGGCGGCGGTCTGCTGGAAGTGTTATGGGCGTACCTGCTGGGCAAGGTCATCCTCGGGCTGGGACCGGTGGGGCTGGCGCTTTACTGGGCGGGGCACGTGCTGGGCAGGGACTGGTGGCGGGCATCCTTTGCGCTGTTGCCGCCGTGGAAGGAACTGGTGCGCTTTGGCATCAGCACCAACTTCAGCGGCACCATTAACCTGATTGCCCGCGACAGCGAAGTGCCGCTGGTGGGTTTCTTCTTCGGTCCGCAGATTGCCGGGTACTACAAGATTGCCCTGCAGGTAGTCAACCTGCTGATTATGCCCATCAACCCCTTCATTGGCACGACTTACCCCGAAATCACCCGCGCGTGGGCGGCGCGGGAGTGGATGCGCCTGAAGAACCTGCTGCGGCGGGTGAGTTTCATCGCCGGGGGCTGGAGCGTGCTGGCAGGCGCGGGACTGGCGCTGTTTGGCGAAGCCCTGTTGTTCAGCCCGATTGCCCTCTTCGGGCGCACTTTTCAACTCTACAAAGCCGAGTATCTGCCCGCCCTGCCCGTGCTGATGATTCTTCTGGTGGGTTACGGGGTTGCCAATACCTTCTTCTGGAGTCGTCTGCTGTTGCTTTCGCAGGGCAAAGCCGATCAGGCTCTGCGCATCAGTTTCCTGGCGATGCTGGGCAAACTGGCGCTGGCGGTGCTTTTCCTGCCCGCGGCGGGTTATCTCATGGAAGCGGTGTTCCTTTCGGGCTATTTCATCGTTTCTACCGGCTGGATGGTGGCGCTGGGGCTGAGGGGCTTGCAAGCCGCGGCGCAGGACGGCGAAGCCGCTGGCTGA
- a CDS encoding lysylphosphatidylglycerol synthase domain-containing protein, protein MIKKWVRILGLGIGLTIFLSQIYQSILSISTLSIRMDWGWMILGFLAMFLLIALQIFIWKQILNAMEIPLEYLQIAKGYTLSLIPRYIPGSVWGYLNRSEWLNEQYHVPVSQGNVSSLLEVLQVILTAFMALIIFSGVLSGFSFWRFSLVLLLVLLLPILVWKILSLPSILRNRWIPFKIRLSNWLIAVYSGLIQWVILGLSTISLLFGIQGVFPFESLSLQKGALVSFCYTTSWLAGFFVLFIPGGMGIRELSLSFFLTHLVNVPVGFSTWIAVLSRLLYSLAELTWIFLSLHLKSSPQKRINQKGLT, encoded by the coding sequence ATGATTAAGAAATGGGTACGAATTCTGGGCTTGGGAATTGGGCTAACCATTTTCCTTTCCCAGATTTATCAATCCATTCTGTCCATTTCTACTCTGTCCATTCGCATGGATTGGGGATGGATGATTTTGGGATTCCTGGCAATGTTCTTGCTGATTGCCCTCCAGATTTTTATCTGGAAACAAATATTAAACGCCATGGAAATCCCTTTGGAATACCTGCAAATTGCCAAGGGCTATACGCTTTCCTTGATTCCTCGATACATTCCAGGAAGTGTATGGGGATATTTAAATCGCAGTGAATGGCTGAATGAACAGTACCACGTCCCCGTCTCGCAGGGAAATGTATCTTCCTTGCTGGAAGTCCTTCAAGTAATCCTGACAGCCTTCATGGCACTAATTATTTTTTCTGGAGTCTTATCAGGTTTTTCATTCTGGCGATTCTCTCTGGTTCTGCTTCTAGTCCTTCTACTGCCGATTTTGGTCTGGAAAATTCTCTCTCTTCCTTCCATTTTGCGAAACAGGTGGATCCCCTTCAAAATACGCCTTTCCAACTGGCTTATAGCAGTGTACTCAGGGCTAATTCAATGGGTGATTTTAGGACTCAGCACCATTTCTTTATTATTCGGAATTCAGGGAGTATTCCCTTTTGAGAGTCTCTCATTACAAAAAGGTGCACTGGTTTCTTTCTGCTACACGACTTCATGGCTGGCAGGTTTTTTTGTTCTTTTCATCCCCGGCGGCATGGGAATTCGAGAGTTATCCCTGTCTTTCTTCTTGACGCACCTGGTCAACGTTCCTGTGGGGTTCTCAACATGGATTGCCGTGCTTTCCCGTCTTTTGTATTCTCTTGCAGAATTGACCTGGATTTTTCTTTCCCTGCATTTGAAATCATCCCCCCAAAAGCGAATCAATCAAAAAGGGCTGACCTGA
- a CDS encoding IS66 family transposase: MKIILQLPQVKRKKPARPKRCPYCQGETFQRWGVEKRRIEDVKVRHVEVVRYRCTRCRRTFRDYPEGVGNGRHSERLKKLSVILWSLGLSYRRVAGVLRIFGLRLSHMSGWRHVQAEGEKLMGELKWKSVRVVGVDGAWVGGKGVMVAVDLGDGSLLEVAEVDEKDSRALFTWLKRLKEMHDIGAIVSDDLAIYKQLTDELEIGHQVCQFHVRRWVKHALKGLQAELDPAWQGVLEKVEEILRDLPLHGDRLLHRLWKSLPGRSTPPEGKRTPLEKLRDLILRLSRDWQRYVAFYADVGIPWTNNRTEQMIGRLKSRAQQARRYKTTAGLLRGSTVACQFWA; the protein is encoded by the coding sequence ATGAAGATTATACTCCAACTGCCACAGGTAAAACGAAAAAAGCCTGCTCGTCCGAAGCGCTGTCCATATTGTCAGGGGGAGACATTCCAGCGATGGGGAGTGGAGAAAAGGCGCATCGAGGATGTCAAAGTTCGTCATGTCGAGGTGGTGAGGTATCGATGCACACGGTGCAGGCGCACCTTTCGGGACTATCCGGAGGGGGTAGGCAATGGACGGCACAGTGAACGGTTGAAGAAATTGAGTGTGATCCTGTGGTCACTGGGATTGAGTTATCGCAGGGTAGCCGGGGTGTTGAGGATCTTTGGGCTGAGGCTCAGTCATATGAGCGGGTGGCGGCATGTACAGGCAGAGGGGGAAAAGTTGATGGGGGAATTGAAATGGAAAAGCGTGCGGGTGGTGGGGGTAGATGGAGCCTGGGTGGGAGGCAAAGGAGTGATGGTGGCGGTGGATCTGGGAGATGGTAGTCTGCTGGAGGTTGCCGAGGTAGACGAGAAAGACAGCCGGGCTCTGTTCACCTGGCTGAAACGGTTGAAAGAGATGCATGACATCGGCGCCATCGTGAGCGATGATCTGGCGATCTACAAGCAACTGACCGATGAACTGGAGATAGGGCATCAGGTCTGTCAGTTTCATGTGCGGCGCTGGGTAAAGCATGCTTTGAAGGGGTTACAGGCTGAGTTGGATCCAGCCTGGCAGGGGGTGCTTGAAAAGGTCGAGGAAATCCTGCGCGACCTGCCATTGCATGGAGACCGCCTCTTACACCGCCTGTGGAAATCCCTGCCGGGCAGGAGTACACCACCGGAAGGAAAACGCACGCCCCTGGAAAAACTCCGCGACCTGATCCTGCGCTTATCGCGTGATTGGCAACGCTATGTGGCTTTCTATGCTGATGTGGGTATTCCCTGGACCAATAATCGCACGGAACAGATGATTGGCAGGCTCAAGAGCCGCGCCCAGCAAGCCAGGCGATATAAAACCACCGCCGGGTTGCTCCGCGGAAGCACAGTTGCCTGTCAGTTCTGGGCATGA
- the heR gene encoding heliorhodopsin HeR — METSSVQQSAPAKPVTFAGLRRFNLIMGFLHLIQGIFMWVVSNDRTYPIFTNYLTFDRTTFSLKPNPQLLYELPFGPAVALFLLISAVAHFYLSTIGYNRYVENLKKGKNPIRFYEYALSSSLMVVLIGMLVGIWDLGTLIVIFGINAMMNLFGILMEEHNQYTAKTDWMAFIYGSLAGIVPWIVIFLYFVGAVNSGDAKPPAFVYAIVPTLFVMFNIFAVNMVLQYKKVGKWRDYLFGERVYIVLSLVAKTVLAWLIWFGTLAPV; from the coding sequence ATGGAAACTTCATCCGTTCAGCAGTCCGCACCTGCCAAGCCCGTCACCTTTGCGGGACTGCGCCGCTTCAACCTCATCATGGGCTTTCTGCACCTCATTCAGGGCATCTTCATGTGGGTGGTCAGCAACGACCGCACCTACCCCATTTTCACCAACTACCTGACCTTTGACCGCACCACCTTCAGCCTCAAGCCCAATCCGCAACTGCTCTATGAACTGCCTTTCGGCCCGGCAGTGGCGCTTTTCCTGCTGATTTCGGCGGTGGCGCACTTCTACCTCTCCACCATCGGCTACAACCGCTACGTGGAGAATCTCAAAAAGGGCAAGAACCCCATCCGCTTTTACGAGTATGCCCTCAGTTCCTCGCTGATGGTTGTGCTGATCGGCATGCTGGTGGGCATCTGGGACTTAGGCACGCTCATCGTCATCTTCGGCATCAACGCCATGATGAACCTGTTCGGCATCCTCATGGAAGAGCATAACCAGTACACCGCCAAAACCGACTGGATGGCGTTCATTTACGGCAGTCTGGCGGGGATTGTGCCGTGGATTGTCATCTTCCTGTACTTTGTGGGCGCGGTCAACTCCGGCGATGCCAAACCCCCCGCCTTCGTCTATGCCATCGTGCCGACGCTGTTCGTCATGTTCAACATCTTTGCCGTCAACATGGTTTTGCAGTATAAGAAAGTGGGCAAATGGCGCGATTATCTCTTTGGAGAGCGCGTGTACATCGTGCTGAGCCTGGTCGCCAAGACCGTGCTGGCGTGGCTCATCTGGTTTGGAACGCTCGCGCCGGTGTAA
- a CDS encoding class I SAM-dependent methyltransferase, translating into MKRNYQENFFTLYTSFQSHDRRLEKGRKIHYTLTQFCKGGLQTKTCLDVGCSAGVITSYLRPLFNKMIGLDYDPVGMGLITPEQKKEVGFTRGDAMNLPFEDESVDVVICAQVYEHVPDDQRLFQEIERVLKPSGIVFFSGPNKLFPIELHHNLPFLQWLPPKWANRYVKLLGKGNEFYEYSRTLGDLRKVLSGFDVYDVTVPVLRFFVHERQGIKRLLYQIFAHAPRWIKHLVAWLTPNFNWILVKKNDSSVPSRYTLVETLDE; encoded by the coding sequence ATGAAGCGCAATTATCAGGAAAACTTTTTTACATTGTACACTTCATTCCAGAGTCACGACCGCAGGCTAGAAAAGGGACGGAAAATTCATTACACCCTGACCCAATTCTGCAAAGGGGGGTTGCAAACCAAAACCTGCCTGGATGTGGGTTGTTCTGCGGGGGTGATCACCAGTTACTTGCGCCCCCTGTTCAATAAGATGATTGGTCTGGATTACGACCCGGTGGGGATGGGATTGATTACGCCCGAACAAAAGAAGGAGGTGGGGTTTACGCGCGGCGATGCCATGAATCTACCCTTCGAAGATGAAAGTGTGGATGTGGTCATTTGCGCTCAGGTATACGAGCATGTTCCGGACGATCAACGGTTGTTTCAGGAAATTGAACGGGTACTGAAGCCGAGTGGTATCGTGTTTTTCAGCGGGCCCAATAAATTATTCCCCATTGAACTGCACCATAACCTCCCCTTTTTACAATGGCTGCCGCCCAAATGGGCAAATCGTTATGTCAAGTTACTGGGAAAGGGTAATGAATTTTATGAGTACTCCCGCACACTGGGAGATTTACGCAAAGTCTTAAGTGGTTTTGATGTGTACGATGTCACCGTTCCGGTTCTGCGCTTCTTTGTGCATGAAAGACAGGGTATTAAGCGATTACTGTATCAGATTTTTGCACATGCGCCACGCTGGATAAAACATCTGGTGGCATGGTTAACGCCCAACTTTAACTGGATACTGGTGAAAAAAAACGATTCCAGTGTTCCCAGCCGGTACACCTTGGTTGAAACCCTCGATGAATGA
- a CDS encoding aldo/keto reductase: protein MEYRFLGRSGMKVSELCLGAMTFGRETPEEESYPILDRFAEVGGNFIDTANVYSRGISEEIVGKWLKGKRREDWVIATKVRFPMGEGVNEVGLSRKHILAAVEDSLRRLQTDYIDLYQVHAWDSATPLEETLSTLNRLVEQGKVRYIGASNYSGWQLQKAIDVSLMNGWEAFVSLQPLYNLLDRELEWELVPVCQNEGLAILPWSPLRGGWLSGKYHRGMQAPPEGSRVDEASRQNWSERWEKYNTEHTWSVLDALYAIAQRLGKHPAQVALRWLLQKPGVTAPIIGVRSLEHLETNLGATGWQLSDEEMAELDRVSEKEPPYPYWVSNTPRE, encoded by the coding sequence ATGGAGTACCGATTTTTAGGCAGAAGCGGGATGAAAGTCTCGGAACTGTGTCTGGGGGCGATGACCTTTGGGCGCGAAACTCCTGAAGAGGAAAGTTACCCCATCCTGGATCGTTTTGCCGAGGTGGGCGGCAACTTCATCGATACGGCAAATGTGTACAGCCGCGGCATTTCCGAAGAAATTGTGGGCAAATGGCTGAAGGGTAAGCGCCGCGAGGACTGGGTGATTGCCACCAAGGTGCGCTTCCCCATGGGGGAGGGCGTCAACGAGGTGGGGCTGAGCCGCAAGCACATCCTGGCGGCGGTGGAAGACAGCCTGCGCCGCCTGCAAACCGATTACATTGATCTGTATCAGGTGCATGCCTGGGACAGCGCCACCCCGCTGGAAGAGACGCTCTCCACGCTGAATCGGCTGGTGGAGCAGGGCAAGGTGCGCTACATCGGGGCGAGCAATTACTCCGGCTGGCAATTGCAGAAAGCCATTGACGTGAGCCTGATGAACGGCTGGGAAGCTTTCGTCTCCCTGCAACCGCTCTACAACCTGCTGGATCGCGAACTGGAGTGGGAACTGGTGCCGGTGTGTCAGAACGAAGGGCTGGCAATTCTGCCGTGGAGTCCGCTGCGCGGCGGTTGGCTGAGCGGTAAATATCACCGCGGGATGCAGGCGCCGCCGGAAGGCTCGCGGGTGGACGAAGCCTCGCGCCAGAACTGGAGCGAGCGCTGGGAAAAGTACAACACCGAGCACACCTGGAGCGTGCTGGATGCGCTGTACGCCATTGCCCAGCGGTTGGGCAAGCACCCCGCGCAGGTGGCTCTGCGCTGGCTGTTGCAGAAGCCGGGGGTCACTGCGCCAATTATCGGCGTGCGCTCGCTGGAGCACCTGGAGACCAACCTGGGGGCGACCGGCTGGCAATTGAGCGATGAGGAGATGGCGGAACTGGATCGGGTGAGCGAGAAAGAACCGCCCTACCCCTACTGGGTGAGCAACACCCCGCGGGAGTGA
- a CDS encoding glycosyltransferase family 2 protein — protein sequence MKLIIQIPCYNEAEVLPHTLSLLPRHIEGFDVVEILIVDDGSQDNTAEVARAAGADHVVRLRKHSGLAKAFAAGLDACLRAGADVILNTDADNQYSAEDIPTLLRPILEGKADLVIGDRGVATLEHFAPLKRRLQVWGSRVVSQAAGLSIPDATSGFRALTREAALRTLVLSDYSYTLETLIQAGNSPLAVMSVPIRTNPPTRPSRLIRSITDYLRNSGITIVRSYSMHRPLRVFTLVGGVLLLAAVGLGLRFVILRYVLGEPVAQVQSLILAETVTKLVGEFSKKGRKREDGGRGGNYGRAHAQN from the coding sequence ATGAAACTGATCATTCAAATTCCCTGCTACAACGAAGCCGAGGTTCTGCCGCACACGCTGAGCCTTTTGCCGCGCCACATTGAGGGCTTTGACGTGGTCGAAATTCTGATCGTGGATGACGGCAGTCAGGACAATACTGCCGAGGTAGCCCGCGCCGCGGGTGCGGATCACGTGGTGCGCCTGCGCAAGCACAGCGGGCTGGCAAAAGCCTTTGCCGCCGGGCTGGATGCTTGCCTGCGTGCAGGCGCGGATGTCATCCTCAACACCGATGCCGATAACCAGTACAGCGCCGAGGACATTCCCACCCTTCTGCGCCCCATTCTCGAAGGCAAAGCCGACTTGGTCATTGGCGACCGCGGGGTTGCCACGCTGGAGCATTTTGCCCCGCTCAAACGGCGCTTGCAGGTATGGGGCAGTCGCGTGGTTTCGCAGGCGGCAGGGCTGTCTATCCCCGACGCCACCAGCGGTTTCCGCGCCCTGACGCGCGAAGCCGCCCTGCGCACGCTGGTGCTTTCGGACTACTCGTACACGCTGGAAACGCTCATCCAGGCGGGCAACAGCCCCCTGGCGGTGATGTCGGTGCCCATCCGCACCAATCCGCCCACGCGCCCATCGCGCCTCATCCGCAGTATCACCGATTACCTGCGCAATTCGGGCATTACCATCGTGCGCTCGTATTCCATGCACCGTCCCCTGCGGGTATTTACCCTGGTGGGGGGAGTGCTTCTGCTGGCGGCGGTGGGGCTGGGACTGCGCTTCGTCATCCTGCGCTATGTGCTGGGAGAACCCGTCGCCCAGGTGCAATCCCTTATCCTCGCCGAGACTGTAACAAAATTGGTGGGCGAATTTTCGAAAAAAGGAAGGAAGAGAGAAGACGGGGGGAGAGGAGGGAATTACGGGAGGGCTCATGCCCAGAACTGA
- a CDS encoding GGDEF domain-containing protein yields the protein MNLSDFFLESNPLSAIFHNPRVGIAIVNSDLRFLFVNDHFADLMHLSNAALLQRSEGEITVWGDVENSLTLFRQLFSGEILHFSLLKRYQSDIGGAFVVELTATPLKDMNGNINGAFMVIVPLSARELPYNTPYPEDWYRQVLNGSPDTIAITDLNGVILFASSAAVKMFGYPDPRYALGKSLLAFIYPEDRERALQDFRTILEGNSPAAVEYRGVRADGSLFFFEVHGSILRDEQGAPQQMIFVLRDVTQRHRAENDRQQRIRELEAINATMVDMTTELDLQRLLEAIVERVALLLGALESNVALYDPDSRSLRMVAAYPPRLQDDHPSVPLGQGIIGKAAQSRKTLLVEDVSVWETSSAHGNAFRTWIAVPLLHKHELLGVVTVSADPSQRRFSTDDLRLIEMFAQSAAIAIQNATLFSEVQRLARLDSLTGALNRRSFYDQGQHEIQRAQRYHSPLSLIMLDVDHFKQVNDRYGHLAGDEALKAVVQTCLAQVRQADWVGRFGGEEFVILLPETSLEGALAMAQRLCTAVETLRFPGRDERMCITISVGVAERTLEMTQVEQLLNAADEALYRAKAMGRNRVSA from the coding sequence ATGAACCTGTCCGATTTTTTTCTGGAGAGCAATCCGCTCTCTGCCATCTTTCATAACCCGCGCGTAGGCATTGCCATCGTCAATTCCGACCTGCGTTTTCTTTTTGTCAACGACCACTTTGCCGACTTAATGCATCTCTCCAACGCCGCCCTGCTCCAGCGCTCCGAAGGGGAAATCACCGTTTGGGGAGATGTGGAAAATTCCCTGACACTGTTCCGCCAGTTATTCAGCGGTGAAATTCTGCACTTTTCCCTGCTCAAACGCTATCAGTCCGACATCGGCGGGGCGTTCGTGGTAGAACTCACCGCCACTCCGCTGAAGGATATGAACGGCAATATCAACGGCGCATTCATGGTCATTGTGCCGCTTTCGGCGCGAGAATTGCCGTACAACACCCCCTACCCTGAAGACTGGTATCGCCAGGTGCTCAACGGCTCGCCCGACACGATTGCCATCACCGATTTGAACGGCGTGATTCTGTTTGCCTCATCGGCGGCGGTGAAAATGTTCGGCTATCCCGACCCGCGCTACGCGCTGGGTAAATCCCTGCTGGCTTTTATCTACCCCGAAGACCGCGAGCGAGCACTCCAGGATTTTCGGACGATCCTGGAAGGGAACAGCCCCGCCGCAGTGGAATACCGTGGGGTGCGCGCCGATGGTTCACTGTTTTTCTTTGAGGTGCACGGCAGTATCCTGCGCGATGAACAGGGCGCGCCTCAACAGATGATCTTTGTCCTGCGCGATGTCACCCAACGCCACCGCGCCGAAAACGACCGCCAGCAGCGCATCCGCGAACTGGAAGCCATCAACGCCACCATGGTGGACATGACCACCGAACTGGACTTACAGCGCCTGCTGGAAGCCATCGTTGAACGGGTGGCGCTCTTGCTCGGCGCGCTGGAAAGCAACGTAGCCCTCTACGACCCCGACAGCCGCTCTCTGCGGATGGTTGCCGCCTACCCCCCGCGTCTGCAGGATGACCACCCCAGCGTTCCTCTGGGACAGGGCATCATCGGCAAAGCCGCCCAATCTCGAAAGACTCTGCTGGTGGAAGATGTCTCGGTCTGGGAAACCTCATCTGCGCACGGAAACGCCTTTCGCACCTGGATTGCCGTGCCTTTGCTTCACAAGCATGAACTGCTGGGCGTGGTCACGGTCAGCGCCGATCCCAGCCAGCGCCGTTTCAGCACCGACGACCTGCGCCTCATCGAGATGTTTGCTCAATCCGCCGCCATTGCCATCCAGAATGCTACCCTCTTCAGCGAGGTGCAGCGCCTGGCACGGCTGGATTCGCTTACAGGAGCGCTGAACCGCCGCAGTTTCTACGACCAGGGTCAGCACGAAATCCAGCGCGCCCAACGCTACCACAGCCCGCTCAGTTTGATTATGCTGGACGTGGATCACTTCAAACAGGTCAACGACCGCTACGGTCACCTGGCGGGAGATGAGGCACTCAAAGCGGTGGTGCAGACGTGTCTTGCCCAGGTGCGCCAGGCAGACTGGGTAGGGCGTTTTGGCGGCGAGGAATTTGTCATCCTGCTCCCCGAAACCAGCCTTGAGGGTGCGCTGGCTATGGCTCAGCGCCTGTGTACCGCAGTGGAGACCCTGCGTTTTCCCGGCAGAGATGAGCGCATGTGCATCACCATCAGCGTGGGGGTGGCAGAACGCACTCTCGAAATGACGCAGGTGGAACAATTGCTCAACGCCGCCGATGAAGCCCTCTACCGCGCCAAAGCCATGGGGCGCAACCGCGTTTCGGCGTAA